The Flammeovirgaceae bacterium genome contains a region encoding:
- a CDS encoding cytochrome c oxidase subunit II, which produces MMSLIIVVGVILALAILYLIFRISSLVGVAKGKKADEVSANNGIHATLFVVFMLLGLGAFFWYSYTHFDSYNLPVASEHGVVTDTLFWITMGVSVAAFVIIFIVMIVFVYAYQYKEGRKATFYPDNHYLELTWTIIPAIVLAVLIFTGLRAWNDITSPASAEAEVVELVAQQFAWTVRYPGKDNTLGTVNYKLIDNFGNEFGLDLTDNKSFDDFKSLELHLPKGKEVLLKIRAKDVLHSVFLPHFRVKMDAVPGMPTHFKFVATKTTKEMREETGNPEFNYELACTEICGKGHFSMRMPVVVDTPEDFEKWKQEQETWLKQNPGYMDKVPANLRESAMIKAGMLIDKVSMESKAAFSAGGFN; this is translated from the coding sequence ATGATGTCTTTGATAATTGTTGTTGGTGTTATTCTGGCGCTGGCCATCCTGTATCTCATCTTCCGCATCAGCAGCCTGGTAGGAGTTGCTAAAGGTAAAAAGGCCGATGAGGTAAGTGCTAATAATGGTATCCATGCCACCTTGTTTGTGGTTTTTATGCTGTTGGGGTTGGGAGCGTTTTTCTGGTACTCATACACTCATTTTGATTCCTACAACCTGCCCGTGGCTTCCGAACACGGTGTGGTAACCGATACGTTGTTCTGGATAACCATGGGTGTTTCTGTGGCTGCATTTGTAATTATCTTCATCGTAATGATTGTGTTTGTGTATGCCTATCAATATAAAGAGGGGCGCAAAGCAACCTTTTATCCGGACAATCACTACCTGGAACTTACCTGGACAATCATACCTGCCATTGTGCTGGCCGTATTGATTTTTACCGGTTTGCGCGCATGGAACGATATTACCAGCCCAGCTTCGGCCGAAGCAGAGGTAGTGGAATTGGTTGCCCAACAATTTGCCTGGACGGTGCGCTACCCGGGTAAAGACAACACATTAGGCACCGTTAACTATAAGTTGATTGATAATTTCGGTAACGAATTTGGTTTGGATTTAACCGATAACAAAAGTTTTGATGACTTTAAATCGCTCGAACTTCACCTTCCAAAAGGCAAAGAAGTGCTGCTGAAAATCCGTGCGAAGGATGTACTCCACAGCGTATTTCTGCCCCACTTCCGTGTGAAAATGGATGCCGTACCCGGTATGCCTACGCACTTTAAGTTTGTGGCAACCAAAACCACAAAAGAAATGCGTGAAGAAACCGGCAACCCGGAGTTTAACTATGAACTTGCCTGTACCGAGATTTGCGGAAAAGGCCATTTCTCTATGCGCATGCCTGTGGTTGTAGATACTCCGGAAGATTTTGAAAAATGGAAACAGGAGCAGGAAACCTGGCTGAAGCAAAACCCAGGCTACATGGATAAAGTGCCTGCAAACCTAAGGGAATCGGCCATGATTAAGGCCGGTATGCTGATCGATAAAGTATCAATGGAAAGTAAAGCTGCGTTTTCCGCAGGGGGTTTTAACTAA
- a CDS encoding quinol:cytochrome C oxidoreductase, with the protein MGHTTITEERYTFQPGAKKQLLIVMAAGVLLLVIGLWAAMSGGHDEQHSGGHSSVQTEQMVASLNPEASGEGQAEHHETAPWLKRLYTSLWMNNVYFVGLGIIGLFFVCIQYAAQAGWSAGVKRIPLAMGHWLPIAGVLTLVLWFVTHHDIFHWTHSYLYDEANPATFDEIIAGKAPYFFWPGEAGGMPIFFLARMIIFFAMWYWFFIMIKKNMMAEDINGGTTYWTKNRSISAWFLVFFAVSSSVAAWDWVMSIDTHWFSTMFGWYVFASWWVTGLALITLIVVYLKEAGYLKIVNANHLHDLGKFIFAFSVFWTYIWFGQFLLIYYAHIPEETVYFIERMTTSPYSWIFFANLILNFLLPFLLLMTRDAKRHMSMLKVVAPIVIVGHWFDFYNMVTPGVMKEQGGLGLLEIGLALIFLAAFLWITLSSLSKMPLFGKNHPMLEESLHHHI; encoded by the coding sequence ATGGGTCATACAACAATAACTGAAGAACGCTATACCTTCCAGCCCGGAGCAAAAAAGCAATTGCTTATTGTAATGGCAGCAGGTGTGCTGCTGCTCGTCATCGGCTTATGGGCTGCCATGTCGGGCGGGCATGACGAACAGCACAGCGGTGGGCATTCATCTGTGCAAACAGAACAGATGGTAGCAAGCCTGAACCCTGAGGCATCGGGCGAAGGACAGGCTGAACACCATGAAACCGCGCCCTGGCTGAAACGCCTGTACACCTCATTATGGATGAACAATGTTTATTTTGTGGGCCTGGGTATCATCGGATTGTTTTTTGTGTGCATCCAATATGCCGCACAAGCCGGCTGGTCGGCCGGGGTTAAGCGCATTCCGCTTGCCATGGGGCATTGGTTGCCCATTGCCGGTGTGTTAACGCTTGTTCTCTGGTTTGTTACCCATCACGACATTTTCCACTGGACACACAGTTATCTGTATGATGAAGCCAATCCGGCTACATTCGATGAAATTATAGCCGGCAAGGCGCCCTACTTTTTCTGGCCCGGTGAAGCGGGTGGCATGCCCATCTTCTTTCTGGCCCGCATGATCATTTTTTTTGCCATGTGGTACTGGTTCTTCATCATGATTAAGAAGAATATGATGGCCGAAGATATTAACGGAGGTACAACCTACTGGACAAAGAACCGCAGCATATCGGCCTGGTTCCTGGTGTTTTTTGCGGTAAGCTCTTCGGTGGCTGCCTGGGATTGGGTGATGAGTATTGACACTCACTGGTTCAGCACCATGTTTGGCTGGTATGTGTTTGCCAGCTGGTGGGTAACGGGTTTGGCACTTATTACATTGATTGTTGTTTACCTTAAAGAAGCCGGCTACCTGAAGATTGTTAATGCCAACCACCTGCACGATCTGGGTAAATTTATTTTTGCATTTTCCGTTTTCTGGACGTACATCTGGTTTGGTCAGTTCCTGCTTATCTATTACGCACACATTCCCGAAGAAACCGTGTACTTTATTGAGCGCATGACGACCAGCCCGTATAGCTGGATATTTTTTGCAAACCTGATTTTAAACTTTCTGTTGCCGTTTTTGTTGTTAATGACGAGAGATGCCAAACGGCACATGTCGATGTTAAAAGTCGTTGCACCGATTGTAATTGTCGGCCACTGGTTTGATTTCTACAACATGGTTACCCCGGGTGTAATGAAAGAACAGGGCGGACTTGGTTTGCTGGAAATCGGTCTGGCGTTGATTTTCCTGGCCGCCTTTTTATGGATTACTCTTAGCAGTTTATCAAAAATGCCGCTGTTTGGGAAAAATCATCCGATGTTGGAAGAAAGTCTTCACCACCATATTTAA
- a CDS encoding cytochrome c → MTILKTLRHAALAVTTAVLLLGCKAGGDNPGLEYAPNMYHSVAYEPYSQITDEDAGRWLTSIEYDDGHAEFFNSNKFNPHRMNMRLPAPHTVSRNYMPYHIPKDSLEMAAKIPSPLTGDEKAILADGKVLYEIYCDHCHGAKGEADGKVATGTVVDGVERGLYAGVANLKGDAYKNITEGHIFHVITMGKGLMMPHGSQISPEDRWKIARYVKTLQK, encoded by the coding sequence ATGACGATCCTGAAAACGTTACGCCACGCAGCACTTGCAGTAACTACTGCCGTACTGTTGTTGGGTTGCAAAGCAGGGGGCGATAATCCCGGACTGGAGTATGCACCCAATATGTATCATTCGGTGGCTTATGAGCCCTACAGCCAGATTACGGACGAAGATGCCGGTCGCTGGCTTACCTCCATCGAGTATGATGACGGCCATGCCGAATTTTTCAATTCCAACAAGTTTAATCCGCACCGCATGAATATGCGTCTTCCGGCTCCTCATACGGTAAGCCGGAACTACATGCCTTATCATATCCCGAAAGACAGCCTGGAAATGGCGGCAAAAATACCCAGCCCCTTAACCGGTGATGAAAAAGCTATACTGGCCGATGGCAAGGTGCTCTATGAAATTTATTGCGACCACTGCCACGGTGCCAAAGGCGAAGCCGATGGTAAAGTAGCCACCGGTACGGTAGTGGATGGTGTTGAGCGCGGCCTTTATGCCGGTGTGGCAAACCTGAAAGGAGATGCCTATAAAAACATTACCGAAGGACATATTTTTCATGTGATTACCATGGGCAAAGGCCTGATGATGCCGCACGGCTCGCAGATTAGTCCTGAAGATCGGTGGAAGATAGCCCGTTACGTAAAAACATTGCAGAAGTAA
- a CDS encoding DUF3341 domain-containing protein has protein sequence MDADKHFVVGIYDDEDVLLEAIRKVRSSGVKIQEVYSPFPVHGIDEALGYKRTRLPIAAFLFGMTGTILALVMQIWMLGYDWPMIIGGKNFASLPPFIPVTFELTVLLSALGMVGTFMIVSDMKPYKWPRQFDIRSTDDKHVMAVDLAVNASKSKDELKRILKESGASEVNEKSFE, from the coding sequence ATGGATGCCGATAAACATTTTGTAGTTGGAATTTACGATGACGAGGACGTGCTGCTGGAGGCCATCCGGAAAGTGCGTTCCAGCGGAGTGAAAATCCAGGAGGTATACTCGCCTTTTCCGGTACACGGTATTGACGAGGCCCTTGGATATAAGCGTACCCGGTTGCCTATTGCGGCCTTTCTGTTTGGTATGACCGGCACCATTTTGGCGCTGGTTATGCAAATCTGGATGCTCGGTTACGACTGGCCCATGATCATTGGGGGTAAAAACTTTGCTTCTCTGCCGCCCTTTATTCCGGTTACCTTTGAGTTAACTGTGTTGCTTTCTGCGCTGGGCATGGTGGGTACATTTATGATTGTAAGCGACATGAAACCGTACAAGTGGCCGCGCCAGTTCGACATCCGCAGCACAGATGATAAGCATGTGATGGCCGTTGACCTGGCGGTAAACGCCTCGAAGAGTAAAGACGAATTAAAGCGTATTTTAAAAGAAAGCGGAGCATCCGAAGTAAACGAAAAGAGCTTTGAGTAA
- the nrfD gene encoding polysulfide reductase NrfD, with translation MQVVSAIREPLITGTKTLKDVSHDISRQVEGKPTRLWWMAFGVSLALLSWGAYCCWMLLWHGIGVWGLNKTVGWAWDITNFVWWVGIGHAGTLISAILLLFRQRWRMSINRAAEAMTIFAVICAASFPGFHMGRLWLGFYWALPLPNTFGSLWVNFNSPLLWDVFAISTYFTVSLVFWYMGLIPDFAVIRDRAVVQGNKIRALAYNALSFGWQGGAKTWMRYESVALILAGLSTPLVLSVHTIVSFDFATSVIPGWHTTIFPPYFVAGAIFSGFAMVLTLLLVTRKVFKLEQYITVYHIELMNIIIIITGSIVGIAYITELFISWYSRVPYEGYAFYNRVQGPYAWAYWSMMTCNVISPQLFWIKKIRTSIVATFVLSIIVNIGMWFERFVIIVTSIHRDYIPSSWTMFYPTMYDVGQYIFTFGIFFTAFFLFAKFFPVINMAEVKSILKSTSEKK, from the coding sequence ATGCAAGTAGTTTCAGCAATACGCGAACCCTTAATTACCGGAACCAAAACCCTGAAGGACGTTTCGCACGACATCAGCCGCCAGGTTGAAGGCAAACCTACCCGCCTGTGGTGGATGGCCTTTGGCGTTTCGTTGGCTTTGCTGTCGTGGGGTGCCTACTGCTGCTGGATGCTCCTGTGGCACGGCATCGGGGTGTGGGGCCTTAACAAAACCGTAGGTTGGGCGTGGGATATCACCAACTTCGTATGGTGGGTCGGTATTGGTCACGCAGGTACCTTGATATCGGCCATCTTGCTGTTGTTCCGTCAGCGTTGGCGTATGTCCATCAACCGGGCAGCTGAGGCGATGACTATTTTCGCGGTTATTTGTGCAGCCAGTTTCCCCGGCTTCCACATGGGCCGTTTGTGGCTGGGCTTTTACTGGGCACTTCCGCTGCCCAACACCTTTGGTTCGCTGTGGGTAAACTTCAACTCGCCCCTGCTGTGGGACGTGTTTGCCATCTCAACATACTTCACGGTATCACTCGTGTTTTGGTACATGGGACTTATTCCTGACTTTGCCGTAATTCGCGATAGGGCCGTTGTGCAAGGCAATAAAATCCGTGCGCTGGCCTATAACGCGCTGAGTTTCGGCTGGCAGGGCGGAGCCAAAACCTGGATGCGTTACGAATCGGTGGCGCTCATCCTGGCGGGCCTTTCAACACCGCTGGTGCTTTCGGTTCACACCATTGTATCGTTCGACTTTGCAACCTCGGTTATTCCAGGGTGGCACACCACCATCTTTCCGCCTTACTTCGTTGCCGGTGCTATCTTCTCCGGCTTTGCCATGGTATTAACCCTGCTGCTGGTAACCCGTAAGGTGTTTAAGCTCGAACAATATATTACGGTGTATCATATTGAGTTGATGAACATCATCATCATTATTACCGGATCAATTGTTGGTATCGCGTACATCACCGAGCTTTTCATCTCCTGGTATTCGCGTGTTCCGTATGAAGGGTACGCCTTCTATAACCGCGTGCAGGGCCCGTACGCCTGGGCATACTGGTCGATGATGACCTGTAATGTGATTTCGCCCCAGTTATTCTGGATTAAGAAAATCCGCACCAGCATTGTGGCCACTTTTGTTCTTTCCATTATTGTAAACATCGGGATGTGGTTTGAGCGGTTTGTGATTATCGTAACCTCCATCCACCGCGACTACATTCCGTCAAGCTGGACAATGTTTTACCCGACCATGTATGATGTGGGACAGTACATCTTTACGTTTGGTATTTTCTTCACCGCGTTCTTTTTGTTTGCCAAATTCTTCCCTGTTATCAACATGGCCGAAGTGAAAAGTATTTTGAAATCAACCTCTGAAAAGAAATAA
- a CDS encoding TAT-variant-translocated molybdopterin oxidoreductase: MEEKATKVYWKGLDELSNAPEFVKHAHNEFGQPPAPEDDLGHSRRDFLKMMGFGVAAVSLAACEAPVRKAIPYVDKPLDVDPSLPNYYASTYTNGGDYCSIVVKVREGRPIKVDGNKLSGVTKGGTSAQVEASVLSLYDNSRLRGPRVGETKSASWEVLDQMVMDKLGAIRVSNGKIAIVSNTVLSPSTKAVIEKFKAKYPTTEHIQYDQVSMYGMLKANEESFGKAMIPSYDFSKANVIVSVAADFLCTWLSPIEFTKQYAQTREVSEEKRDMSRHYHFEAGMTLTGANADHRVQIKPSEEGAVVVQLYNLLAAKAGRSSVTGGIDKPYLAKAADELWENRGKSLVVAGSNNKSVQVVVNSINDMLGNYGSTILPHIPVNYRQGNDEAMLNFINDADAGNVAGVIFYNCNPVYDHPLGEKLTGALKKVGLKVSTTYKEDETGVECEYLAPDHHYLEAWNDAEPKKNHFSIAQPAISPIFKTRAAQESLLIWAGETNVDYYEILKSNWKTWFFKGGNLRAWWDKCLYDGVLELPVESASVSFAGNVEGAANAIAAVKSGGIELFVYENGTVGNGSQANNPLLQELPDPITKAVWEHYVTVSPADAKEINFSEAKTKYASITANGKTVKLPVLVQPGQTPGTIGIPLGYGRTRAGKVADGIGVNAYPFAAVVNGSWSFVATGATLQMLDERYWLATTQTNQTYMKRATVIQETVLTEFKNDAGAGRYRPKVATWKDPNHKVEPGRLSMWKGHDYKNHHWGMAIDLNTCIGCGACVVACNVENNVHLVGRQEVINRREMHWLRIDRYYSTNADVHDLKGLEKAAENPEVVFQPMLCQHCNNAPCETVCPVAATTHSTEGLNQMTYNRCIGTRYCANNCPYKVRRFNWFKYHDNRQFEQVNPAMNTSLGKMVLNPDVTVRSRGVMEKCSFCVQRIQQGKLQAKKEKRPLKDGEIITACQAACSTGAIVFGDVNDPESRISKLLQISPADENRPYGIDKKTGNPRAYQVLEEVGVKPNIWYLTKVRNKEEVKA, encoded by the coding sequence ATGGAAGAAAAAGCTACGAAGGTATATTGGAAAGGACTGGATGAACTAAGCAACGCGCCTGAATTTGTTAAGCATGCGCATAACGAGTTCGGACAACCGCCCGCCCCGGAAGATGATCTGGGCCACAGCCGCAGAGACTTTTTAAAGATGATGGGTTTTGGTGTGGCCGCGGTTTCGCTGGCGGCCTGCGAAGCGCCTGTTCGCAAAGCCATCCCGTATGTAGACAAACCGCTGGATGTTGACCCCAGTTTGCCGAACTACTATGCCTCAACCTATACTAATGGTGGCGATTACTGCAGCATTGTTGTAAAGGTGCGCGAGGGACGGCCCATAAAAGTTGATGGCAATAAACTTTCAGGCGTAACCAAAGGAGGAACCAGTGCCCAGGTAGAGGCATCTGTACTTTCGTTATACGATAATTCCCGCCTTCGCGGACCCCGTGTAGGCGAAACAAAAAGCGCCTCGTGGGAGGTACTCGACCAGATGGTGATGGATAAACTGGGCGCTATCCGAGTAAGCAACGGCAAGATTGCCATTGTAAGCAACACGGTGCTGAGCCCTTCCACCAAAGCAGTTATTGAAAAATTTAAAGCAAAATACCCCACCACCGAGCATATTCAGTACGACCAGGTGTCGATGTACGGTATGCTGAAAGCCAATGAGGAATCGTTTGGCAAAGCCATGATTCCCTCGTACGATTTCAGCAAAGCTAATGTGATTGTAAGTGTGGCGGCCGACTTTTTGTGTACCTGGCTCTCGCCCATTGAGTTTACCAAGCAGTATGCCCAGACCCGCGAAGTGAGTGAGGAGAAACGCGACATGTCGCGCCATTACCATTTCGAAGCAGGCATGACGCTTACCGGGGCCAATGCCGACCACCGCGTTCAGATTAAACCTTCGGAAGAGGGAGCCGTGGTAGTGCAACTGTATAATTTACTGGCCGCCAAGGCCGGCCGGAGCAGCGTTACCGGTGGAATTGACAAGCCGTACCTGGCCAAAGCAGCCGATGAACTTTGGGAGAACCGCGGTAAATCGCTGGTAGTGGCAGGCTCAAACAACAAGTCCGTGCAGGTGGTGGTTAATTCCATTAACGATATGCTCGGCAACTACGGCTCAACTATACTGCCGCATATCCCGGTTAACTACAGGCAGGGAAATGATGAGGCGATGCTCAACTTCATCAATGATGCCGATGCGGGTAATGTAGCCGGTGTAATTTTCTATAACTGCAACCCGGTGTATGATCACCCGCTGGGAGAAAAGCTGACGGGCGCTCTTAAAAAGGTCGGATTAAAAGTCTCCACTACTTATAAAGAAGACGAAACCGGTGTTGAGTGTGAATACCTTGCCCCCGATCACCATTATCTGGAAGCATGGAACGATGCTGAGCCGAAGAAAAATCACTTTAGTATAGCCCAGCCGGCCATCAGCCCGATATTTAAAACCCGAGCCGCACAGGAGAGTTTGCTCATCTGGGCAGGCGAAACCAACGTGGATTATTATGAAATTCTGAAAAGCAACTGGAAGACCTGGTTCTTTAAGGGCGGTAACCTGCGGGCCTGGTGGGATAAGTGCCTGTATGATGGCGTGCTTGAACTTCCTGTAGAATCAGCAAGTGTATCGTTTGCGGGAAATGTAGAAGGTGCAGCCAACGCCATTGCAGCAGTCAAATCAGGTGGTATCGAGTTGTTTGTATATGAAAACGGAACGGTAGGCAATGGCTCGCAGGCTAACAATCCGTTGTTGCAGGAACTGCCCGACCCGATAACCAAAGCCGTGTGGGAACACTACGTTACCGTATCACCGGCCGATGCTAAAGAAATCAATTTCTCCGAAGCAAAAACAAAATACGCCAGCATTACGGCAAACGGTAAAACAGTAAAACTACCGGTGCTGGTACAGCCCGGTCAAACACCCGGAACTATCGGCATACCCCTGGGGTATGGTCGTACCCGTGCCGGCAAAGTGGCTGATGGTATTGGCGTTAATGCATATCCGTTTGCTGCGGTTGTTAACGGGTCATGGTCGTTTGTTGCTACCGGGGCAACCCTGCAGATGCTGGATGAACGCTATTGGCTTGCCACCACGCAAACCAATCAAACCTACATGAAGCGGGCAACGGTTATTCAGGAAACCGTTCTTACTGAATTTAAAAATGATGCGGGTGCCGGCAGGTACCGGCCCAAAGTGGCTACCTGGAAGGATCCGAATCATAAAGTGGAACCGGGCAGGCTTTCAATGTGGAAAGGCCACGATTACAAAAACCACCACTGGGGCATGGCCATTGATCTGAACACCTGTATTGGTTGTGGTGCGTGTGTGGTGGCCTGTAATGTAGAGAACAACGTACACCTGGTGGGTCGCCAGGAAGTAATCAACCGCAGGGAAATGCACTGGCTGCGTATTGACCGCTACTACAGCACCAATGCCGATGTGCATGATCTGAAAGGCCTGGAAAAAGCGGCCGAAAATCCGGAAGTGGTATTTCAGCCCATGCTGTGCCAGCATTGCAACAATGCTCCGTGCGAAACGGTGTGCCCGGTGGCTGCTACCACCCATAGCACCGAAGGTTTAAACCAGATGACGTATAACCGTTGTATCGGAACACGTTATTGCGCCAACAACTGCCCGTATAAAGTAAGGCGGTTCAACTGGTTCAAGTATCACGACAACCGGCAGTTTGAACAGGTTAATCCGGCTATGAATACTTCGCTGGGTAAAATGGTGCTCAATCCTGACGTAACGGTTCGTTCGCGCGGGGTAATGGAAAAATGTTCTTTCTGCGTACAACGTATCCAGCAGGGAAAACTGCAGGCCAAAAAAGAAAAGCGGCCCCTTAAGGATGGAGAAATAATTACAGCCTGCCAGGCTGCGTGTTCAACCGGTGCCATTGTATTTGGCGATGTAAATGATCCGGAAAGCCGCATCAGCAAGTTGCTGCAGATTAGCCCGGCCGATGAAAACAGGCCTTATGGTATCGATAAGAAAACGGGTAACCCGAGAGCGTACCAGGTGCTTGAAGAAGTGGGTGTGAAACCCAACATCTGGTACCTGACCAAAGTGAGAAATAAAGAAGAAGTAAAAGCATAA
- a CDS encoding c-type cytochrome, translating to MIKFFPPLFSKVIIALILVFSLSPTTAQDIPTDAAIIAEGESLFNANCKTCHRVHQKLVGPALENVYNRAPSIDWIKAFIRNSAAVIASGDEYAVKLYNDYGKTQMTAFTGLKDEQIMAILAYVQDETKKGPPVAATAPATSTDGGGQGVPAAYLNAILIGMVIILVLLVVILGFLVSALKRFLYQKTLSEEDREIVHSPITIGSITRSPGFAFLVVFIVASLGFKAVINGLYSIGIQQGYAPKQPIAFSHKLHAGAYEIDCKYCHVGTLKGKSATIPSVNICMNCHSAVKTESPQIQKLWAAADWQPETKTYGPNQKPIEWVRIHNLPDLAYFNHAQHVVVGGIECQTCHGPIETMDVVKQYSLLTMGWCIDCHRKTDVNSKGNAYYDKLVELHNAASKQPMKVEDIGGLECAKCHY from the coding sequence ATGATAAAATTCTTTCCGCCACTATTTTCAAAAGTCATCATTGCGCTCATTCTCGTTTTTTCCTTATCGCCTACCACCGCTCAGGATATACCAACTGATGCGGCAATCATTGCCGAGGGCGAATCATTATTTAATGCCAATTGCAAAACCTGTCATCGCGTACACCAGAAACTGGTGGGCCCGGCTCTTGAAAATGTTTACAACCGTGCTCCCTCCATTGATTGGATTAAGGCATTTATCCGCAACTCAGCGGCTGTAATCGCCAGTGGCGATGAATATGCTGTTAAACTCTATAATGATTACGGAAAAACCCAAATGACGGCCTTTACCGGCCTGAAAGACGAACAGATTATGGCCATTTTGGCCTATGTGCAGGACGAAACCAAAAAAGGTCCACCGGTTGCTGCCACCGCCCCGGCAACTTCAACTGATGGCGGGGGTCAGGGGGTACCGGCTGCGTACCTCAATGCCATTCTTATCGGCATGGTTATCATCCTGGTTCTGTTGGTTGTTATTCTTGGTTTCCTGGTGTCGGCCCTGAAACGCTTCTTGTATCAAAAAACATTAAGTGAAGAAGACCGCGAAATTGTTCATTCGCCCATCACCATTGGCAGCATTACCCGTAGTCCTGGTTTTGCTTTTCTGGTTGTCTTTATTGTGGCCTCGTTGGGTTTTAAAGCAGTAATCAACGGTTTATACTCAATTGGTATTCAACAGGGTTATGCCCCTAAGCAACCTATTGCCTTTTCACATAAACTTCATGCCGGTGCTTACGAAATTGATTGCAAGTATTGCCACGTGGGTACGCTTAAAGGAAAGAGTGCCACCATTCCTTCGGTTAATATTTGTATGAACTGCCATAGTGCAGTAAAAACAGAGTCACCTCAGATACAGAAACTTTGGGCTGCGGCCGACTGGCAGCCCGAAACAAAAACCTACGGCCCTAATCAAAAACCCATCGAATGGGTGCGCATTCATAACCTCCCCGACCTGGCCTATTTTAACCATGCCCAGCATGTAGTGGTTGGCGGCATAGAGTGCCAAACCTGCCACGGTCCTATCGAAACTATGGATGTGGTTAAGCAATACTCGCTTTTAACGATGGGCTGGTGCATTGACTGCCACCGGAAAACCGATGTAAATTCAAAAGGTAACGCCTACTACGATAAGCTGGTTGAACTGCACAATGCGGCCAGCAAGCAGCCGATGAAAGTGGAGGATATTGGCGGCCTTGAATGTGCCAAGTGCCATTATTAA